Proteins encoded by one window of Salvia splendens isolate huo1 chromosome 5, SspV2, whole genome shotgun sequence:
- the LOC121804067 gene encoding uncharacterized protein LOC121804067: protein MSGEEASSPFYISSDSESEGVPLANVAAPMAGQEDILRTMATAMQQIAGNVTPSQSSILKQMHEYHAEEFRGKLDDNPTKAEYWLEQLERIFGCMTCTSDEKLQGATALLKEEAHRWWVSVARATLPDMLTWDFFLNKFRECYVGEQYIEDRRQEFLQLVQGRRTVQQYEIEFRRLSRYAPEVNYSDVDMCRKFRRGLRSIIQAGLVGLETSDLTKLSHAARTLEQLKVTEKVEEGSMNQEKRPAESSHSPS from the coding sequence ATGTCAGGTGAAGAAGCCTCTAGTCCTTTTTATATTTCTTCTGATTCTGAGTCTGAAGGGGTTCCTTTAGCCAATGTTGCTGCTCCTATGGCGGGGCAAGAGGATATATTACGCACCATGGCAACTGCAATGCAACAGATTGCTGGGAATGTGACACCAAGTCAATCTTCCATCCTTAAACAGATGCATGAATATCACGCGGAAGAATTCAGAGGTAAACTAGATGATAATCCAACCAAGGCTGAGTACTGGTTGGAACAGTTAGAGCGAATATTCGGCTGCATGACTTGTACATCAGACGAAAAGTTACAGGGTGCAACTGCACTTTTGAAAGAGGAGGCTCACAGGTGGTGGGTCAGTGTGGCTCGTGCTACTCTTCCAGACATGTTGACGTGGGATTTCTTTCTTAATAAATTTCGTGAATGCTATGTTGGAGAGCAGTACATAGAGGACCGACGACAAGAATTTCTACAGTTAGTTCAAGGTAGAAGGACTGTTCAACAGTACGAGATTGAGTTCCGACGTCTTTCGAGATATGCACCAGAGGTAAATTATTCAGATGTGGATATGTGTCGGAAGTTCAGGAGGGGTTTGAGGAGTATTATCCAGGCTGGGCTAGTTGGATTGGAGACATCAGATTTGACAAAGTTATCACACGCTGCCCGGACTCTTGAACAACTTAAAGTTACTGAGAAAGTTGAAGAGGGCTCTATGAATCAAGAGAAACGGCCAGCAGAATCATCTCACTCGCCTTCTTGA
- the LOC121802210 gene encoding beta-glucosidase 44-like: MNKMSNAAPFLLLLLLFSVQCFATHDDNASPDSAVGGLSRSSFPKGFVFGTAASAYQVEGAAAEDGRGPSIWDTFIKIPGMEPNNASGEVSVDQYHKYKEDIDLMAKMNFDAYRFSISWPRIFPNGTGKVNWKGVAYYNRLINYMLKKGITPYPNLNHYDLPQALEDRYKGWLSQEVVKDFADYAEFCFKTFGDRVKNWQTFNEPRVVASLGYDNGFFAPGRCSKAFGNCSEGNSATEPYIVAHNLILSHSTAVQRYRNGYQAKQKGRIGILLDFVWYEPLTRSKADNYAAQRARDFHLGWFLHPLVYGEYPKTMQNIVGKRLPKFSKKDVKMVKGAYDFIGLNQYTAYYMYDPHQPKSKHLGYQQDWNVGFAYERHGVPIGPRAHSYWLYIVPWGLYKAVNYVKEHYGNPTMILAENGMDQPGNLTLPKVLHDTIRIKYYKSYLSQLKKAMDKGANVKGYFQWTFVDNFEWRLGYTSRFGIVYVDFKTLKRYPKMSAYWFKKLQQRGNH; the protein is encoded by the exons ATGAATAAGATGAGTAACGCCGCCCCCTTTCTCTTATTGCTTCTTCTCTTCTCGGTGCAATGTTTTGCCACTCACGACGACAATGCATCGCCGGATTCCGCCGTCGGAGGCCTCAGCCGGAGCTCCTTCCCTAAGGGCTTCGTCTTCGGCACGGCCGCCTCCGCCTATCAAGTTGAGGGCGCCGCCGCCGAAGACGGCCGTGGGCCAAGCATCTGGGATACCTTCATCAAAATTCCtg GAATGGAACCAAATAATGCGTCAGGGGAAGTGTCAGTGGACCAGTATCACAAATACAAG GAGGACATTGATCTGATGGCGAAAATGAACTTCGATGCCTACAGGTTTTCAATTTCATGGCCCAGAATATTTCCAA ATGGAACTGGAAAAGTGAACTGGAAGGGAGTTGCTTACTACAACCGGTTGATCAACTACATGCTCAAAAAAG GCATCACGCCGTATCCTAATCTAAATCACTACGACCTTCCTCAAGCGCTTGAGGATAGGTATAAGGGATGGCTCAGCCAGGAAGTAGT GAAGGACTTTGCAGATTACGCTGAATTCTGCTTCAAGACGTTCGGCGACAGAGTGAAGAACTGGCAGACGTTCAACGAGCCTCGCGTCGTTGCCTCACTCGGATACGACAACGGATTCTTCGCTCCTGGGAGATGCTCGAAAGCATTTGGGAACTGCTCGGAGGGGAACTCTGCCACTGAGCCTTACATTGTTGCCCACAATCTCATTCTCAGTCATTCCACCGCCGTGCAAAGGTATCGCAATGGATATCAG GCGAAGCAGAAGGGGAGGATTGGGATTCTGTTGGATTTCGTGTGGTACGAACCTCTTACAAGATCGAAAGCGGACAACTACGCCGCTCAGAGGGCTAGAGACTTTCATCTTGGATG GTTCTTGCATCCTTTGGTTTATGGAGAGTATCCAAAGACAATGCAGAATATAGTAGGAAAAAGGCTGCCCAAGTTCAGTAAGAAAGATGTGAAGATGGTGAAGGGAGCGTATGATTTCATAGGCTTAAATCAATACACTGCATATTACATGTATGATCCTCACCAGCCTAAATCCAAACACTTGGGATACCAGCAGGATTGGAATGTTGGATTTGCTT atgAACGACATGGAGTGCCAATTGGCCCAAGG gcACATTCCTATTGGTTATACATTGTCCCATGGGGTCTCTACAAAGCTGTGAACTATGTAAAAGAGCATTATGGCAATCCCACCATGATTTTGGCTGAGAATG GAATGGATCAGCCAGGCAACCTTACACTTCCAAAGGTATTACATGACACTATAAGAATCAAATACTACAAGAGCTACTTATCTCAACTAAAGAAGGCCATGGACAAGGGTGCCAACGTGAAGGGCTACTTTCAGTGGACATTCGTCGACAACTTTGAGTGGAGATTAGGCTACACGTCGAGGTTTGGCATAGTCTATGTTGACTTCAAGACGCTCAAGAGGTACCCCAAGATGTCGGCTTACTGGTTCAAGAAGCTCCAGCAGAGAGGCAACCATTGA